The Penaeus vannamei isolate JL-2024 chromosome 4, ASM4276789v1, whole genome shotgun sequence genome segment ACAAGAACAGAGGAGTAAGGTCAAGGCTGCAGGTGGCTCATCGACTGCTTATTCTATATTATCTAGTTACTATGTCCGCGTGcgttgatacatacacacaagcacacacacacacacacacacacacacacgtacacacacacacacacacacacacacacacacacacacacacacacacacacacacacacacacacacacacacacacacacactatacctacatatatgtgtatatatatgtatatatttatatgtgtgcgtgtgtgtgtgtgtaatataatgtgtgtgcgagtgcgctcacacgcacacgcacacacattatattaggAATCTATAAAAATCCTATTTGAATTCagctttattattaacattaccatgcttgttaatgctgttatcatcattattgctgtattattttcatttttatcattatcattagcactactactactactacaatcatcattatcgtaacaaTTATCCTCATCTTCGAGGAAAGTACATTGCACTGAACTAGACAGACCGTCAATTAACGCACAATTGTTATTTACAAGACTCCGAGAGGGAAGGTTAAAATGGAAGTtaaaaagggaaggataaagtaagggaaagaagacagaaaagagagaaagaaagggagtgagagaaaaggaagatgggaaggggaaaaaggcaaACCTGGATCTCTTCGTCCAAGGTTTTTGCGTGTGGTCCGTCTTCGCGAGTGACTTAAAGAGATCGCTTGACACTTCCCGACGACGGACTCAGCACGTGGCCCTTACTGCAATACCTTGGGTGTAGTTGAGCAATACCTGCTCTGGGCTAGTGACTTGGACTGcaggctgtatatatatgtgtgtatatgtatatatgtatacaaacatacatatatatacatatatatatatatatatacacacatatatgtatatatacgtatatatataaatatatatatatatatatatatatatatatatatatatatatatatatatatatatatatatatatatatatatatatatatatatatatatatatatatatatgtatgtatgtatgtatatatatatatatatatatatatatatatatatatatatatatatatatatatatatatatatatatatatatatatataacttgaagCAGATTTCCATTTGAGGTCACGTTTTGACTAAGAGAATTGAAAAGACGCTAAAACTTTACAATGGCTCTTGGGTTTAATTGCTTAGAAATCTCTCCTCGCGCATTTTCATTTCTCACGTGACCTGCACGGCATATAAGCAAAGATAATTAGGTCTGGTATTACCCTTAGGGGGCAATTATAAGGTGAGATAGGACGGTTGTGAAATAAGGCTGATTTATGCGTACAAACGCTCCTGGAAATacgtaaacacagatatatatgtataaatgaatatatatatatatatatatatatatatatatatatatatatatatatatatatatatatacatatatatatatatatatatatatatatatatatatatatatatatatatatatgtgtgtgtgtgtgtgtgtgtgtgtgtgtgtgtgtgtgtgtgtgtgtgtgtgtgtgtgtgtgtgtgtgtgtgtgtgtatatatatatatatatatatatatatatatatatatatatatatatatatatatatatatgtgtgtgtgtgtgtgtgtgtgtgtgtgtgtgtgtgtgtgtgtgtgtgtgtgtgtatatatatatatatatatatatatatatatatatatatatatatatatatacatatatatatatatatatatatatatatatatatatatatatatatatatacacgtgtgtgtgtgtgtgtgtgtgtgtgagtgtgtgtgtctatgtgtgtgtgtgtgcgtgtgcgtgtgtgtgcgtgtaggcatatatatatatatatatatatatatatatatatatatatatatatatatatatatatatatatatatatatatatatatatatatatatatatatatatatatatatatgtatgtatgaatgtttgtatgtatgtattattatttatacatatgaatatacatatgcacacacacacacacacacacacatatatatatatatatatatatatatatatatatatatatatatatatatatatatatatatatatatatatatatatatatacacatatatatatatacatatatatatatatatatatatatatatatatatatatatatatatatatatatatatatatatatatatattgacattgaTGCTGTTCGTGTCTTGATCGAAAAGGATAGACGAATAACCACTGAATTATTAGCAGAGACACTCAACATCTCTGTGGGTTCTTCACACACATTTCGTTTGGAGAATTTGGGACTAACCAAGCTTTCCGCTAGGTGAGTCACTAGGATGTTGCGGCCAGATCAGCGGCAAACGAGGGCAGATCTTTGAATGGAAATTTTAAACAAGTGGGTGTGGGACCCTGAAACTTttcttagatatatacatatatatagatgcatacatacatatagatgtatatatatatatatatatatatatatatatatatatatatatatatatataatgtgtgtgtgtgtgtgggtgtgtgtgtgtgtgtgtgtgtgtgtgtgtgtgtgtgtatatatacgtatatatatatatatatatatatatatacatatgtatatacatatatatatatatatatatatatatatatatatatatatacgtatatatatatatatatatatatatatatatatatatacgtatgtatatatatatatctatttatttatatatatatatatatatatttgtatatgtatatatatatatatatatatatatatatatatatatatatatatatatatatatatatgtatatatatatgtatatatatatatatttatatatatacatatatatatatatatatatatatatatatatatatatatatatatatatatatatatatatatatatatatgtattactctGAACGCTGTTAAATTGAGACTGAAAAATATCATCAAAACATTTTAAAACGTTTACCCTtaaattatatgtattttctttgaaTATCATAAAGAGAAGACGGTCTTATTTCAGGGTAGACGTATTTTAATTTTGTCAAGTAATTTCCATCACATTTAAACTTGATTATtgctatagtaataatatatactgTTATTTTACGGTTATcattgactatcattatcattattgttattaatattattgttattattattaatattactattattattattattattattattattattattattattattattattattattatcattattattattatttcattattattattatcatatcatcatcatcatcatcatcattatttttttattatcattattattattattattattattattattattattattattatcattattattattattattattattattattattattattattattattattattatcattatcattatcatcatcatcatcatcatcattatcattataactattattatcattattgttcttattttcattataataataattattattattattgttattattactggtatcattatcattattgttattattactattatcattaccatcatcataatcaccatcttcatcctcatcctcattattatgattatcattatcatcattgttgttatcattattttcgttgcaaccatcgtcgttattatcaatatttgtattactacaactatattattatcaaatcacttttatcattattataatcatcatcatcattattattatcactattatcatcatcatatcattgttagtattatcattattattatcatcttcatcattattatcattatcaacaacattattattatcactttctttaCATAttcgttgtcgttattatcatcatcataatcacttactatcattatcattatattttttattacaattgttattcttttggttgttattgtcattattattgttattgttattactgtcaatattgttatcatttattaacattatcactattaccattatcattattatttccattataattattgttattattaacataatcattactatgagcattattgctgttgttgttattgttatcatcattatcggtatcattatccatatcatcatcgattaccattatctttgatatttggtatttcatctttatcatcattattttcattatttttatcatcattactatcactattatcataatcatcattattattatcattatcataatgatcataattataattgctatcataattatcattattgtcatttttattgttttatcattattattgttataatcattattatcatcactgttattattattattatcattgttattattattattattattattgatattattattattattattattatcattattattatcattattattattatcattattattatcattattattattattattattattattattattattattattattattattattatcattattattatcatttattattactactattattatcattatcatcattaccattattatgtctaagtttatgtttattatgttttttattattattatcatcattattatcattatcatcattatcattattatcaatattatcattatcatttactatcaatattatcattatcatttactatcaatattatcagtattattattgttattattatcattatttctattatcatctttaccattgatattattatgttacctttattactataattattattattactatcatcattattcttattcttattgttataatcgttattattattttcgtcactgttattatcattatcattttcatttatcactattgctatcagtattttcattatcattgttatcattatcaccattatcaacatcattaatgttattatcatcattattatcatgatcagtattatcattatcgtcaattatCATGgctgttgtttttaatgttattgttatcatcatcattacccttactatttttataatcctttttattaatgtaattactTTATCACTGATACCAACTACTATCAGagctatcattcttatgattatcatttgctctcatctttaccatcatcattatgatctcaccattatcatcattgtcttaattatcattatcaccgtcattatgagtatcattattatcatcattatcactgtcattatcatccttattagcattactagaataataagcattattatcaatattgtttttttatcatcgctACTTTCGTTATTactaattatatcattatatccttattatcattagcaatcccattattagtatcatcaagaATGCCGGTAAGGCCTTGGTATCTTGAGATAATATTTTTTACACAATTAACCTAGTATGATACCATAGTACTCCTTCATTTCTTTGTTGATAATCTTCGTTATCATGACGATGTTTTGCTGTTCGTATGTCTTGCTAAAAGGCCTTACGTGAAACGATAAAGCATCTGTTTATAATGATATATTCagttatataatacaaaatatacaaaatggCTAAATCAGTTGATCTTGTTTGTACTAATACTGGCAACGGACTCAGAAAAGCCCATTGGACACATCTGCATATAATACTTTTCACTTTCATAAAAAGTGATTCGTTCATTTTCAATAATATTACGCGTATAACATTGTAATATTTGTAACATGGAATTCCAGGCACAGCATTCACGCAATCATTTAGATAGTCCTGAGCTTGGTACTGTAACCGATCTTTTCCAGCCACGTTATTATGGTGTTGTAGTTCGCGTCCAACCAGGCAATGTTGTTCTGAACGCTCTCCACGATTTGTTCAACGTCAAGAGCAACTGGTTCTAATTCCTCTGCGTGGCGCTTCTGCAGAGCTTTTAACTGCAAAGGGGAAAAATAGGTCGATTCTAGTTAGATTACCAATTAACAAGTAAAACAGTGAGTGTATTTGTAACGTCATTTTGAGAGGAATGTGATAAAGCAAAATTATTCAGTCAAAAACCTTCTTGCCATGACCTTACCTCCATGAGCTCCTGTCGTGTGTTAACCTTATGTGTAGTGGAGCGAATGAGGCGAACCATTATTTTGTCAAAGCTGAAAATaccaaaataaaattaatattatattatattctagAATTAAGATTATATTCTAGAATTTCAAAACGTGAAAGCAACCCAGAGAAACCAAAAGCTAAGACTGTGCTCACAAGCTGAAGATTTTGTCGAAGTTATCTTGCAGGTAGGCCCAGGCGAGAGGTAGGCCTATATCGTTGTTGGCAATAGCTCCAAAGACCCTGGAACTGTCCTGCTTCCTGATTCCACTGCCGTCTGTGAAGGCCATGTCGAGGTACCTGAGTCAAGAGACAGATTGGTGTAAAATATTTTTGAATTAGTAATTCATTCTTTATTGGAATGAATATCATTACCTGAACAGTTGCTATTTACTTACCAACCACATAAGGGAATAATGACTTCAACTTATGATATCAATTGTTATAATCTTAACTTATGACATGCAGTCCTACCTTGACAGTAGCCACATTTCCTTGGTGCAGCCCAAGGCAGACAGAAGTTTTTCCTTCTCGGAACCAACATTGGACTTGAGGTACTGTTGCCACGCGAAGTCCCACTCGGCCTCCCCGCCCTCGCCGATGGCGTAGCAGTATACCGTTGATTTGAGGTTCGGTGAAATAAGACTGTAGTGTAAAGAGCTACTGTACTGAGGATCTCTTGACTAACCGATTATGGTTTGTTATTGAATatggtcagtgtgtgtgtgcgatcgtgTATGAATGCGTACGTGTGCTTATTTTTACTAATTTATTCGCATTTGGAATTTTAAAATCCTTCCAACATATGAAAATGACTGAATCGTAATCTCACGTAAGATTATCCGGATTAGCCATCCAGGTGCGGTAGAGAGCAGAGGCGCTGTCTAAGCAGTGCTGGTGACCGAGGCCGCACGCCCACGCCACAGCCTTCCCTCGTTTATACTGATCCAGGAGACCGTCATCAGGGTTCTCCTCGAATCCCACTGACTCGTATAGAGGTACCAAGATGTCTAATAGATAAttctgaagaagaaaagaataacaattaaCGGAATAATCCTTAAAGAAGAACTTGCAAGTCCACCTTTGATAGAGAATTATAACGCACCTTCAGAGCGCCGTACCCTCCCGTACGCGTTAACATGTCCTTGAGGTAGACCACATTGTTTAGGGCTGACCACCAGGGGATGTAATCAGACTCGGCCTCCAAGTAAGTCAAAATTCCCAAAGCTGTCTCATACGGAAGCTGATCTGAAATGGTTCATCAGTGAATATTTGcatgttatgtatattattattattatttttttttttgagggggggggggcattattaTGGGACCCGCGAACATACCTGCACGAGCAAGGTCCATGGCATCGTCAATTATCTGGGCTCGGTTGATAGGGTTGATAACTTGGTGATCTGTTTTCAGCTGCTGGATGAGGAGGCCCCAGTTGTGGTCGTCGTAGTTGACCCTGTAGTAGCCCGTCTGCTGCAGGTTGAAGATGACCCACTGGTCCTTcgggggaagggacgagaggcGTATCTGTGCCTCGGAGTCCTTCATCCACACCATGGCCTGAGTCTGGTTGAAGTTGGCCTCGCTCTGGGTCGTGTACGTCAGGGGAACCCACCACTTGTAGTCGTGGGTGTCGCTGGAGTTTTCATCTCTAACTAACAAAAAGCGTTcctggggaaaagggagagttgCATATTAGAGCAGTCCTTCAAAATGGCTTTCTTGTCATCATAATGCCAAAGTGAATAACCTCGATCGCCTCACCTGAGAAACGGAGGCAGACTTGCCATCGGCGCTCCTCTCCACCTTGATGACGGGGTATCCCTTCTGCAGCGTCCAGGTGTCCATGATCATCTTGACGGTGACCTCTTGGGGCAGAGTGCCATCCTCGTGAGCGGCTGCTGTCAGGTGTCTCCAGAGGTCGTCGCTCTCTGCGTTGTCATACGTTCTGTTGAGGAATATTTTGTGGATAGAAAGACGTGGTTGTTTCCTATGTAGACTTTCAGAATTTGGGAAGTTTGTTTTGAGGGACTCCACACTTACAGGCTTTGGAGGTATTCATTAAGTCCTCTGCGGAAGGTATTTTCATTTAAGAAATTGCTCATCATTCGGATGATGGATGAACCTGAAAAATAATCGGAAATGATTGAAAGAACAATTCGCTAAGGCGATCCACATCGTTCACATTCGAATTATATGAACCAGTTGAATTAATTTCCCGTATCAAAATCCTCTTTGACTATGTGTCGATAATGACGAGCTACAAAATATTTTCTTTCGACTTCACAGAATAACCGTTACCTTTATCGTATGCTATCCTATCAGCATTAAGAGCGTTGTGCCTGATAGGATGGGACGACTCCAGACTGTCAACTGTGAACACGTCATGAATTCTCCTCACTACAAATTGTTCCAGAACTTTCCACTCTGGCTCAACCTGGGAAAGAGTTTGTAATTTTGAGGTTTGTTTGACGTAGATTTCATGAAAGTCAAATTGGTAGCTGAAAAAGTAACATAAATTCACAAAGACAGTAGGAAAGACTAACGGTCTAATCAATCGTGTGTCTAATCAGCGCTGTTAAGTAAATGGTGCATCTTTATCACTTCTTTCGTTATTTTAGATAAATGGAAATACCGACACTAAATAAAAGTGATCAGTGATATCATATTAATGATGGCAGATATAGATCTATTGATAGATGAATACAGATCAGTAATTAAATGATTGATAATAGTGTTACACCTCAACCCCTAAAATAACAGCAAAATGTGAATTAAATGGTGATgtgaataaggatgattataataatcatgcaaataattacagcaatgttaactacaatgacaacaacaacaacagaaatgataataaatatgccaatattattactattcataataatgaaaatacataatTGTAAAATCACTTACATGATTCACACCAATGTACTCGACGTAGGAAGCGAATCCCTCGTTGAGCCAGATGTCCGTCCACCACTTGGGCGTCACGAGGTTTCCGAACCACTGATGGGCGAGCTCATGCCCCACTACCTGTGCAACCAGCTGTTTGTTAAAGGCCGATGAGGCAGCTGGATCGTAGAGCATGAGGGTCTCTCTGGAAGGGAAGGGCGAGTGGTTCCAGGAGGTGGTTGTGATGGGTTTGGTTTTGTCATgtttatgataaatattaataagGACCATCAACATAACTaatgcaaacaataataatggtgttggTGATATATGATGAAAGTAACTGTAAAaaccctatcacactagcactttttccgtcaattttttgcgtttccgaatgaactccgtatgaaaatcgtgtaaacaaacatggcgctatcggagtgaggtcccgggaatcacacgaacattctcatacatattacgttattttaaagaaatatgatgatgtaaattgtatatacgaatgttctaaaatattagcttatgtttacattcactcatcctatctaatttattaatagcacaagataaacacggaaattagtcagacggaaacggtcgtaaccgtcttggtctgggaggcgttccgtttgtggacgatccttgcggaaagcctcaaattcagacgaaaccccagaaattgacggaaaaagtgctggtGTGATAGGGCCTCAGCAGATGATGAAtgtgataatcaagataatattaACCAATATGTCGATGATGACGTTCATGATCAATCCAGATGACAAAGACCACAGTTCCTAAAAAGTCCATTCTATTCCCTCCTCACAGCAGTCAGCCCAGAACCCCAACAACACAATGCAACTACCTGTACGTGACGAGCCCCCAGTTCTCCATGGCCCCGGGAGCGAAGTCAGGGAGGGCGATCATGTCCATCTTGGTGAGCGGGAACGACAGGTTGAAGTAGTCCTCGAAGTGACGCAGCATCTTCGGCCCGATGTCCCTCGAGTATTCGGCTTGATCGATGGCACTCTCGCGGGCCCAcactgccggggggggggggggggagagaagacagagagggtgTTGTGGTTAATGTGAAAGTGAACGAATGAATGTGAAAGTGAACGAAACGGTTCTATAATTCCAAGACTTGCAAATGATGTTTCGATATTACGTGATTTTTTACGGTGTTACACTGAAATATCTTTTACGTTGTACTATTATCAATCTTCACAATTAACTCTTCTGCATAATTATCCATTCCACACACAGGAAAGAAATATAATCGttacatatatgatattgcaGTATCCTTTATCATTTATAGAgaatatagaaacaaacacaatcaTAGAAATTGGTTGTTGTTTGGTACAAAgttacgcatgtgtatatatgtgcatgtgtgtgcatatatatatatatatatatatatatatatatatatatatatatatatatatatatatatatatatatatatatatatatatatatatatatatatatatatatatatatacatatatatatattatatatatatatatatatatatatacatatatatatgtacgtatatatatatgtgtgtgtgtgtgtgtatgtgcatatatatatgagtgtgtatgtgtgtgtgtgtgtgtgtgtgtctgtgtgtgtgtgtgtgtgtgtgtgtgtgtgtgtgtgtgtgtgtgtgtgtgtgtgtgtgtgtgtgtgtgtgtgtgtgtgcatatatacacacatatatatatatatatatatatatatatatatatatatatatatatatatatatgtgtatatatatatacatacatacatacgcacacacacacacacacacacacacacacacacacacacacacacacacacacacacacacacacacatatatatatatatatatatatatatatatatatatatatatgtatgtatgtatgtatgtatgtatgtatgtatacatatgtatatatgtatacacacacacatacacacgcacacacacacacacacacacacacacacacatatatatatatatatatatatatatatatatatatatatatatatatatatatatgtatatatatatatatatatatatatatatatatatatatattatatatatgtatgtatatgtacacacacacacacacataagagagaggttggggagagaaaggctgaaagagagaaagagacggagaaggacagccagacaaaaagagagagcaatACAAGGGCAAGGAAAAGCAAGAACTGAAAAACCAGCGAGTGGACAGAGCCAAACGCCAGAATCCCAGTGAACATTTTTGAACATTTACCCCTAAAGAGCACGTGATCGATGACCGTGGAGTTCCTGTTCACGAAATCCGAGACGACGAAGGCGATGAGGTAGGTGGACATGGGGACGCTCTCCTCGTAGTGGTCCCAGACCCAGCCCTCCTGACCGATTCTGTGCCGGGGGACATAGAAGCATGAACGAACTGGGGTACGGTAAAATGAACAATAATCTCTGACCGATTCTGTGCCGGGGGACATAGAAGCATGAACGAACTGGGGTACGGGAAAATGAACAATAATCTCTGACCGATTCTGTGCCGGGGGACATAGAAGCATGAACGAACTGGGGTACGGGAAAATGAACAATAATGTCTACTTATTAAACATATACTTAGATCGCAACTTTGATTTAATAACGACATGTATAGGTTGTTGGTTCTCAAGCTTATTTAAAGTGTTTTATCATGCTTATATCTCCGGGGAATTACATGTTAAAAGCAGCACTCGTGTCAGTGAAGTGAAAGGAGTCCCTCCGCTCACCCGCTTTTAATAAACCTGTTTGATTGTATCTTAGGCTTCCTTATATAgcatattattcttattgttatctttgctattactagtattagtataatcatataagcatatatatatatatatatatatatatatatatatatatatatatatatatatatatatatatatatatatgtatatatgtatatataggtacttatatgtaaatatatatatatacatatatatatatatatatatatatatatatatatatatatatatatatatgtatatatatacatatatatatatatacatatatatatatatatatatatatatatatatatatatatatatatatatatattatatatatacgtttatatatatatatatatttatatatattacatatgtatatatatatatgtatatatatatacatatatgtatgtgtgtgtgtgtgtgtgtgtgtatgcgtgtgtgtgtgtgtgtgtgtgtgtgtgtgtgtgtgtgtgtgtgtgtgtgtgtgtgtgtgtgtgtgtgtgtgtgagtgtgtatagatagatagatacatatgcatatatataagtatatatgtatataaaccgaATCGTCGTAACTAAGCCTAAAATCCTCCCATGAACTCGGTAGGCTTACAGAGGCAGTGTCTCCGCCAGAGGCATGTTGGAGAGGGTGACCATGGTCTCCTCCCGCGCCAGGAACACTTCAAAGGTGGCCTTGAATCCGGGCTCGTCAAAGCACGGGAAGGCGCGGCGGGCGTCACTGGCCTGGAACTGTGTCACCGCCAGGAGTCTGCAGCGGGAGCCAGGTGAGGTTGGTccgaagggaagtagggaaggttGATATAAAAAAGACATTGGATATAGATTCATTTGTTTAAACGATTATTACCAAATACAaatacgtatgtatttgtgtgtttctgtgtacagCCACAGATGCGcgcgcgctcatacacacacacacatttatatatatatatatatatatatatatatatatatatatatatatatatatatatatatatatatatatgttcatatatatatatatatatatatatatatatatatatatatatatatatatatatatatatatatatatatatatatatatatatatatatatatatatatatatatatatatatacatatatatatatatatatatatatatatatatatatatatatatgtatatatatatatatgtgtgtgtgtgtgtgtgtgtgtatgtgtgtatgtgtgcttgtgtgtgtgtgtgtgtgtgtgtgtgtgtgtgtgtgtgtgtgtgtgtac includes the following:
- the LOC113804788 gene encoding aminopeptidase N produces the protein MRGGHPEQTVSFGRKRGCYMSRCGSVFLATLFVGGLVATGVLVFQYGQELRQLFGDTSIEGDVELISSSRRGKSLEKIVAPPGSTLHTKKELSEIDHNELRPIPVATHTTTTTAMRPTTTMSTTTTTPTPTTTTTEAPAKEKRLARLPRALNPLRYLVKLQPFINGNFSILGYVEVEMEVLEPTSNITLHMADIITNNETIRLKPSGESAGPDVGIKMHQYDPERQFYIAHLEKQLEKGEKYVLSMDFLGYLNDQLHGFYRSTYRDDDGTNKLLAVTQFQASDARRAFPCFDEPGFKATFEVFLAREETMVTLSNMPLAETLPLIGQEGWVWDHYEESVPMSTYLIAFVVSDFVNRNSTVIDHVLFRVWARESAIDQAEYSRDIGPKMLRHFEDYFNLSFPLTKMDMIALPDFAPGAMENWGLVTYRETLMLYDPAASSAFNKQLVAQVVGHELAHQWFGNLVTPKWWTDIWLNEGFASYVEYIGVNHVEPEWKVLEQFVVRRIHDVFTVDSLESSHPIRHNALNADRIAYDKGSSIIRMMSNFLNENTFRRGLNEYLQSLTYDNAESDDLWRHLTAAAHEDGTLPQEVTVKMIMDTWTLQKGYPVIKVERSADGKSASVSQERFLLVRDENSSDTHDYKWWVPLTYTTQSEANFNQTQAMVWMKDSEAQIRLSSLPPKDQWVIFNLQQTGYYRVNYDDHNWGLLIQQLKTDHQVINPINRAQIIDDAMDLARADQLPYETALGILTYLEAESDYIPWWSALNNVVYLKDMLTRTGGYGALKNYLLDILVPLYESVGFEENPDDGLLDQYKRGKAVAWACGLGHQHCLDSASALYRTWMANPDNLTLISPNLKSTVYCYAIGEGGEAEWDFAWQQYLKSNVGSEKEKLLSALGCTKEMWLLSRYLDMAFTDGSGIRKQDSSRVFGAIANNDIGLPLAWAYLQDNFDKIFSFFDKIMVRLIRSTTHKVNTRQELMELKALQKRHAEELEPVALDVEQIVESVQNNIAWLDANYNTIITWLEKIGYSTKLRTI